One Natrinema marinum genomic window carries:
- a CDS encoding enoyl-CoA hydratase/isomerase family protein, with the protein MDESLDTVLVEYDEDSGVGTLTMNRPDALNALSAQLREDIVAGLELLEEQNEGADGVALRAVVLEGAGEKAFCAGADIGGFSDESSGGSSARSHYDFIRDFPAPVIAKIDGYCLGGGLETALACDFRLATESSTFGFPEVNLGILPGAGGVQYVTKIAGPAVAKELAMTGEHISAARADEEGIVNHVYDDDEFEDAVDEFVTDLAGQAPLAIQSIKKSADMAVHSGLEEGLAYDSSLFAELLKTEDHAEGAAAFGEDREPEFEGK; encoded by the coding sequence ATGGACGAATCACTCGACACCGTCCTGGTAGAGTACGACGAGGACAGCGGCGTTGGCACGCTCACGATGAACCGGCCGGACGCGCTGAACGCACTGAGCGCCCAGTTGCGCGAAGACATCGTCGCCGGCCTCGAGTTGCTCGAGGAACAAAACGAGGGCGCCGACGGCGTCGCCCTGCGCGCGGTGGTGCTCGAAGGGGCCGGCGAGAAGGCCTTCTGTGCCGGCGCGGACATCGGCGGCTTCTCCGACGAGTCGTCCGGCGGCTCCTCGGCCCGGTCTCACTACGACTTCATCCGGGACTTCCCGGCACCGGTCATCGCGAAGATCGACGGCTACTGTCTGGGCGGCGGCTTAGAGACCGCGCTGGCCTGTGACTTCCGGCTGGCGACCGAGAGTTCGACGTTCGGCTTCCCGGAGGTCAACCTCGGCATCCTCCCCGGCGCCGGCGGCGTCCAGTACGTCACGAAGATCGCGGGCCCCGCCGTCGCGAAGGAGCTGGCGATGACCGGCGAGCACATCTCGGCGGCGCGCGCGGACGAGGAGGGCATCGTCAACCACGTCTACGACGACGACGAGTTCGAGGACGCGGTCGACGAGTTCGTCACCGACCTCGCCGGCCAGGCCCCGCTGGCCATCCAGTCGATCAAGAAGTCCGCCGACATGGCGGTTCACAGCGGGCTCGAGGAGGGGCTCGCCTACGACAGCTCCCTCTTCGCGGAACTGCTCAAGACGGAAGACCACGCCGAGGGCGCAGCCGCGTTCGGCGAGGACCGCGAACCCGAGTTCGAAGGGAAGTAA
- a CDS encoding anthranilate phosphoribosyltransferase: protein MAQATQEFGDWPLERLMTEVVGSGPKSADDMTREQARDAFQRILAAEPDPTTLGAFWLANRWKRNNPEELAAYTDVMREESVVTAEPNCEPVDCGANYDGKHTSAVLGVGAGIVAAAAGTPVVVHSGDRVPTQKATAYKHVLDELDVRTEIEPAESADMVDETGFGFYYQPAFNPGIQDLYDRRDRMGVRTFVNTIETIANPANADVHLGSFYHLAFAKKLSDTLAESERLDYSRAIFFQGMEGYDDIRPGYTKVAEWNSGEDLEDYEIETAEYGMEMEAEDLEVEDVTADSATITEDVLAGDREDHFADAIALNGAFRMYARQDVDSLEDGLERAREVIADGSAAAVLEELRAF from the coding sequence ATGGCGCAGGCAACCCAGGAATTCGGCGACTGGCCGCTCGAGCGGCTGATGACCGAGGTCGTCGGCTCCGGCCCGAAGTCGGCCGACGACATGACCCGCGAGCAGGCCCGCGACGCCTTCCAGCGCATTCTGGCGGCCGAACCCGACCCGACCACGCTCGGCGCGTTCTGGCTGGCCAACCGCTGGAAGCGAAACAACCCCGAGGAGCTGGCGGCCTACACCGACGTCATGCGCGAGGAATCGGTCGTCACCGCCGAGCCGAACTGCGAGCCGGTCGACTGCGGGGCCAACTACGACGGCAAGCACACCTCCGCCGTCCTCGGCGTGGGTGCCGGTATCGTCGCCGCCGCGGCCGGCACCCCCGTCGTCGTCCACTCCGGTGACCGCGTCCCGACCCAGAAGGCGACGGCCTACAAACACGTCCTCGACGAACTCGACGTTCGGACGGAGATAGAGCCCGCCGAGAGTGCCGACATGGTCGACGAGACCGGCTTTGGCTTCTACTACCAGCCCGCGTTCAATCCCGGGATTCAGGACCTCTACGACCGGCGCGATCGGATGGGCGTGCGCACGTTCGTCAACACGATCGAGACCATCGCCAACCCGGCGAACGCCGACGTCCACCTCGGCTCGTTCTACCACCTCGCGTTCGCGAAGAAGCTGAGCGACACGCTGGCCGAGAGCGAGCGACTCGACTACTCGCGGGCCATCTTCTTCCAGGGAATGGAGGGGTACGACGACATCCGACCCGGCTATACGAAAGTCGCCGAGTGGAACTCGGGCGAGGACCTCGAGGACTACGAGATCGAGACCGCCGAGTACGGGATGGAGATGGAAGCCGAGGACCTCGAGGTCGAGGACGTGACTGCCGACTCGGCGACGATCACCGAGGACGTCCTCGCCGGCGACCGCGAGGACCACTTCGCCGACGCGATCGCGTTGAACGGCGCGTTCCGGATGTACGCCCGACAGGACGTGGATAGTCTCGAGGATGGCCTCGAGCGGGCCCGCGAGGTCATCGCCGACGGCAGCGCGGCAGCAGTGCTCGAGGAGCTACGGGCCTTCTGA
- a CDS encoding Lrp/AsnC family transcriptional regulator yields the protein MSSLSGDWREAIDDADAALIDGYQSGFPVVERPFRRVGAEIGLEESAAVDRVRDLKEAGVVRRFGAVLNPPVIGSSTLAAVQAPEERFDEVAAIVNEYRQVNHNYARDHEWNMWFVVTAGSRETRDEILAEIEERTGCAVLNLPMLTDYYIDLEFPVVNADRFARESLEQRTDASATRISEAATGGLSALEAELLLEIQDGFPLSATPYRDVAERLGYAVEDVLAAVERLLENGCLKRIGCVVNHVVTGFDANCMVVWNVPDDRLDEWGERAGGLPYVTLCYHRPRRPDQEWSYNLFTMIHGRDPEAVDEKIDELAADYLPVDHERLYSTETLKQTGARYDELVGI from the coding sequence ATGAGTAGCCTGTCGGGGGACTGGCGCGAGGCCATCGACGACGCGGACGCGGCGCTGATCGACGGCTATCAGAGCGGCTTCCCCGTCGTCGAGCGACCGTTCCGCCGCGTCGGTGCCGAGATCGGCCTCGAGGAGTCGGCCGCGGTCGACCGCGTTCGCGACCTGAAGGAGGCGGGCGTCGTCCGCCGGTTCGGTGCCGTCCTCAACCCGCCCGTCATCGGCTCGTCGACGCTCGCCGCGGTGCAGGCCCCCGAGGAGCGGTTCGACGAGGTCGCGGCGATCGTCAACGAGTACCGGCAGGTCAACCACAACTACGCCCGCGACCACGAGTGGAACATGTGGTTCGTCGTCACCGCGGGCTCGCGGGAGACCCGCGACGAGATCCTCGCCGAGATCGAAGAGCGAACCGGCTGTGCCGTGTTGAACCTCCCGATGCTGACTGACTACTACATCGACCTCGAGTTCCCGGTGGTCAACGCCGACCGTTTCGCGCGCGAATCGCTCGAACAGCGCACCGACGCCTCGGCGACTCGGATCAGCGAGGCGGCGACCGGCGGCCTCTCCGCGCTCGAGGCCGAGTTGCTGCTCGAGATTCAGGACGGCTTTCCCCTGTCGGCGACGCCGTATCGGGACGTCGCCGAGCGGCTGGGATACGCCGTCGAGGACGTGCTCGCGGCCGTCGAGCGCCTGCTCGAGAACGGTTGTCTCAAGCGCATCGGCTGTGTCGTCAACCACGTCGTGACGGGCTTCGACGCAAACTGCATGGTCGTCTGGAACGTCCCCGACGACCGCCTCGACGAGTGGGGCGAGCGCGCGGGCGGCCTGCCCTACGTCACGCTCTGCTATCACCGACCGCGCAGACCCGATCAGGAGTGGTCGTACAACCTCTTTACCATGATTCACGGCCGCGACCCCGAGGCCGTCGACGAGAAGATCGACGAACTGGCCGCGGACTACCTCCCCGTCGACCACGAGCGGCTCTACTCGACTGAGACGCTGAAACAGACGGGCGCGCGCTACGACGAACTGGTCGGCATCTGA